The Streptomyces sp. NBC_01244 genome contains a region encoding:
- a CDS encoding F0F1 ATP synthase subunit epsilon yields the protein MAAELHVELVAADRNVWSGEATLVVARTTSGDIGVMPGHQPLLGVLESGPVTIRTVGGNTVVAAVHGGFISFADNKLSLLAEIAELADEIDVERAERALERAKSETDSASERRADVRLRAVSGR from the coding sequence TTGGCTGCTGAGCTGCACGTCGAGCTGGTCGCGGCGGACCGGAATGTCTGGTCCGGCGAGGCCACCCTGGTTGTCGCCCGCACCACGTCCGGCGACATCGGCGTCATGCCCGGTCACCAGCCGCTTCTCGGTGTGCTGGAATCGGGCCCGGTGACCATCCGTACCGTCGGGGGCAACACTGTTGTCGCCGCGGTGCACGGCGGATTCATCTCGTTCGCGGACAACAAGTTGTCGCTGCTGGCCGAGATCGCCGAGCTTGCCGACGAGATCGACGTCGAGCGGGCGGAGCGGGCACTGGAGCGCGCGAAGTCGGAGACCGATTCGGCCTCCGAGCGTCGCGCCGATGTCCGGCTGCGCGCGGTTTCGGGGCGCTGA
- a CDS encoding DUF2550 domain-containing protein translates to MLLALLVSGLVVVAVVVIGLFVFGLRRRLIQRSGGTFDCSMRWGVSEEPDVSGKGWVYGVARYSGDRIDWFRVFSYSPRPRRLLERSSIEVIARRAPEGEEELALLSDAVVLCCAHRGTRLELAMSDDALTGFLAWLEAAPPGQRVNVA, encoded by the coding sequence ATGCTCCTCGCTCTGCTTGTGAGCGGCCTGGTCGTAGTCGCCGTGGTGGTGATCGGGCTGTTCGTGTTCGGTCTGCGCCGCAGGCTGATCCAGCGCTCCGGCGGCACCTTCGACTGCAGCATGCGCTGGGGCGTGTCCGAGGAACCCGACGTCTCCGGCAAGGGCTGGGTGTACGGGGTCGCGCGCTACAGCGGTGACCGCATCGACTGGTTCCGTGTCTTCAGCTACTCCCCGCGGCCGCGCCGGCTGCTGGAGCGGTCCTCCATCGAGGTCATCGCCCGCCGTGCGCCCGAGGGCGAGGAGGAGCTGGCCCTGCTCTCCGACGCCGTCGTACTCTGCTGCGCGCACCGCGGCACCCGCCTGGAGCTGGCGATGAGCGATGACGCGCTGACCGGTTTCCTGGCCTGGCTGGAGGCTGCGCCCCCCGGGCAACGGGTGAACGTGGCCTGA
- a CDS encoding glycosyl hydrolase family 18 protein codes for MSTAPPRRAPLFRRVAAALAVLTLPLAGLVAIAGPAEAAASATATYTKVSDWGSGFEGKWTVKNTGTTTLGSWTVEWDYPAGTAVTSAWDATVTSSGTHWTGKNVGWNGTLAPGATVSFGFNGTGSGAPSGCKINGGSCDGGTNPTDNPPSAPGTPTASGVTDTGLTLGWAAATDDKGVKTYDVFRGGAKIATVTSPTYTDSGLTKGTTYGYTVTARDTIDQTGPSSGALSVTTTGGVVDPPPAGGPVKLGYFTNWGVYQRNYHVKNLVTSGSAAKITHINYAFGNVQGGKCTIGDAYADYQKTYDASSSVSGVADTWDQPVAGNFNQLRQLKKKYPNIKVLYSFGGWTWSGGFGQAAANPAAFAQSCYDLVEDPRWADVFDGIDIDWEYPNACGLSCDTSGAASLKNVLSALRTKFGTSNLVTAAISADGSNGGKLDAADYAGAAQYVDFYNVMTYDFFGAWAAQGPTAPHSPLTSYTGIPIAGFNSEAAITKLKGKGIAGSKLNLGIGFYGRGWTGVTQATPGGTATGPAPGTYEQGIEDYKVLKSSCPSTGTIAGTAYAKCGSNWWSYDTPATIASKMTWTKQQGLKGAFYWEFSGDTANGELAGAVHAGLS; via the coding sequence TTGAGCACAGCACCCCCACGACGCGCACCGCTGTTTCGAAGAGTCGCGGCCGCCCTGGCCGTCCTCACCCTGCCCCTCGCCGGACTGGTGGCCATCGCCGGTCCCGCCGAGGCGGCCGCCTCGGCCACCGCGACGTACACCAAGGTCTCCGACTGGGGCTCCGGCTTCGAGGGCAAGTGGACGGTGAAGAACACCGGCACGACCACCCTCGGCAGCTGGACCGTGGAGTGGGACTACCCGGCCGGCACCGCCGTCACCTCCGCCTGGGACGCCACCGTCACCAGCTCCGGCACCCACTGGACCGGCAAGAACGTCGGCTGGAACGGCACCCTCGCCCCCGGCGCCACCGTCAGCTTCGGCTTCAACGGCACGGGCTCCGGCGCCCCCAGCGGCTGCAAGATCAACGGCGGCAGCTGCGACGGCGGCACCAACCCCACCGACAACCCGCCCAGCGCCCCCGGCACGCCCACGGCCAGCGGCGTCACCGACACCGGGCTGACCCTCGGCTGGGCCGCGGCCACCGACGACAAGGGCGTCAAGACCTACGACGTCTTCCGCGGCGGCGCCAAGATCGCCACCGTCACCAGCCCCACCTACACCGACTCGGGCCTGACCAAGGGCACGACGTACGGCTACACGGTCACCGCCCGCGACACCATCGACCAGACCGGCCCCTCCTCCGGCGCCCTCTCGGTGACCACCACCGGCGGAGTCGTCGATCCCCCGCCCGCGGGCGGACCGGTCAAGCTCGGCTACTTCACGAACTGGGGCGTCTACCAGCGCAACTACCACGTGAAGAACCTGGTCACCTCCGGCAGCGCCGCGAAGATCACGCACATCAACTACGCCTTCGGCAACGTCCAGGGCGGCAAGTGCACGATCGGTGACGCCTACGCCGACTACCAGAAGACCTACGACGCCTCCTCCAGCGTCTCGGGCGTCGCCGACACCTGGGACCAGCCGGTCGCGGGCAACTTCAACCAGCTGCGCCAGCTGAAGAAGAAGTACCCGAACATCAAGGTCCTCTACTCCTTCGGCGGCTGGACCTGGTCCGGCGGCTTCGGACAGGCCGCCGCGAACCCGGCCGCCTTCGCCCAGTCCTGCTACGACCTGGTCGAGGACCCGCGCTGGGCCGACGTCTTCGACGGCATCGACATCGACTGGGAGTACCCGAACGCCTGCGGCCTGTCCTGCGACACCAGCGGGGCCGCCTCCCTGAAGAACGTCCTCTCCGCACTGCGCACCAAGTTCGGCACCAGCAACCTGGTCACCGCCGCCATCTCCGCCGACGGCTCCAACGGCGGCAAGCTCGACGCGGCCGACTACGCGGGCGCCGCCCAGTACGTCGACTTCTACAACGTCATGACGTACGACTTCTTCGGCGCGTGGGCGGCCCAGGGCCCGACGGCCCCGCACTCCCCGCTCACCTCGTACACCGGCATCCCGATCGCCGGCTTCAACTCCGAGGCGGCCATCACCAAGCTCAAGGGCAAGGGCATCGCCGGCTCCAAGCTCAACCTCGGCATCGGCTTCTACGGCCGCGGCTGGACCGGCGTCACCCAGGCCACCCCCGGCGGCACCGCCACCGGCCCGGCCCCGGGCACCTACGAGCAGGGCATCGAGGACTACAAGGTCCTCAAGAGCTCCTGCCCCTCGACCGGCACCATCGCCGGCACGGCCTACGCCAAGTGCGGCAGCAACTGGTGGAGCTACGACACCCCCGCCACCATCGCCTCGAAGATGACCTGGACGAAGCAGCAGGGCCTCAAGGGAGCCTTCTACTGGGAGTTCAGCGGCGACACCGCGAACGGCGAACTCGCCGGCGCGGTCCACGCCGGCCTCTCCTGA
- a CDS encoding response regulator transcription factor, whose translation MTIRVVVAEDQSAVRAGLVLILRSAGDIEVAGEAADGEEAVRLARELRPDLVLMDVQMPRLDGVSATRRVVAEGLADVLVLTTFDLDEYVFGALRAGASGFLLKDADAAELIGAVRTVARGEGLIAPAVTRRLIAEFADPRPVRVPVPATVQSLTPREREVLGCLGEGLSNAEIAVRLEMAEATAKTHVSRVLAKLDLRSRVQAAVLAQELGI comes from the coding sequence GTGACGATCAGGGTCGTGGTGGCGGAGGACCAGAGCGCGGTACGGGCCGGGCTGGTCCTGATCCTGCGCAGCGCCGGCGACATCGAGGTGGCGGGCGAGGCCGCGGACGGGGAGGAGGCCGTGCGCCTGGCCCGCGAGCTGCGGCCCGACCTGGTGCTCATGGACGTGCAGATGCCGCGCCTGGACGGGGTGTCGGCGACCCGCCGGGTGGTCGCGGAGGGCTTGGCCGACGTCCTGGTGCTCACCACCTTCGATCTGGACGAGTACGTCTTCGGCGCGCTGCGCGCGGGCGCGTCGGGCTTCCTGCTGAAGGACGCGGACGCGGCGGAGCTGATCGGGGCGGTACGGACCGTCGCGCGCGGGGAGGGGCTGATCGCCCCGGCGGTGACCCGGCGGCTGATCGCCGAGTTCGCGGATCCGCGGCCGGTACGGGTCCCCGTGCCGGCGACGGTGCAGTCGCTGACCCCGCGCGAGCGGGAGGTCCTGGGGTGCCTGGGCGAGGGGCTGTCGAACGCGGAGATCGCGGTGCGCCTGGAGATGGCGGAGGCGACGGCGAAGACCCACGTCAGCCGGGTGCTGGCCAAGCTGGACTTGCGCAGCCGGGTTCAAGCGGCAGTGCTGGCACAGGAGTTGGGGATCTAG